A genomic region of Streptosporangium lutulentum contains the following coding sequences:
- a CDS encoding purple acid phosphatase family protein, which yields MKFDNRAQGSQLARRRLAVGATAAVMGLTAVLSTGLTAAARADVSASAPLTGIILGVGANESQRVVSWYSSVGTAQVVEVVPTSKLVRGQFPKHAVTFPATVAANSVNGGYNGHATIDGLKKNTAYSYRVGVAGNWSPTYSFKTQEFKGDFDFLFYGDPQIGSSGDVAKDGAGWMDTVNVSLAANPKAELLVSGGDQIESANNETQWDAFLAPNKLRQYPWAATIGNHDVGGKAYEQHFWTPNTDRSTPYYNGDAATRSGGDYYYTYKGVLFIDLNSNAYAAGSDAAHISYVTDVVKKHGADAKYTVLVYHHSIYSPASHANDSDNQQRRQDFPTAFSNLGVDLVLQGHDHSYSRSYVIKNGQKSNKNEKPGAAEVAQGPGGVIYVTANSASGSKYYNITAPDTTKDPNYGPDPLNPKSHWANSVENQEHVRTYVKVQVRDDKLVVENLRSGTCAAPNAAVELGQEDWCGPNSGASAAQPVGSTVDKVVIHPYGRDDNDHGDDHGDDHGNGHGDDNDHGNGHGNGNDHDHGDDHGDDHGNGHGDDGHWLQ from the coding sequence ATGAAGTTCGACAATCGAGCACAGGGCTCCCAGCTTGCTCGACGTCGGCTGGCTGTGGGCGCCACCGCGGCGGTCATGGGCCTCACCGCGGTGCTCAGCACCGGCCTGACGGCCGCGGCTCGCGCTGACGTCAGCGCGAGCGCGCCGCTCACCGGCATCATCCTCGGCGTGGGCGCCAACGAGTCGCAGCGCGTCGTGTCCTGGTACTCCTCGGTCGGCACCGCACAGGTGGTCGAGGTCGTACCGACTTCCAAGCTCGTCCGCGGACAGTTCCCCAAGCACGCCGTCACCTTCCCGGCCACGGTCGCCGCGAACAGCGTCAACGGCGGTTACAACGGTCACGCCACGATCGACGGCCTGAAGAAGAACACCGCGTACTCCTACCGGGTCGGTGTCGCGGGCAACTGGTCCCCGACGTACTCCTTCAAGACCCAGGAGTTCAAGGGCGACTTCGACTTCCTGTTCTACGGTGACCCGCAGATCGGCTCGTCCGGCGATGTGGCCAAGGACGGCGCCGGATGGATGGACACCGTGAACGTCTCCCTCGCCGCCAACCCGAAGGCCGAGCTGCTGGTCTCGGGCGGCGACCAGATCGAGAGCGCCAACAACGAGACGCAGTGGGACGCGTTCCTCGCACCCAACAAGCTGCGCCAGTACCCGTGGGCCGCCACCATCGGTAACCACGACGTCGGCGGCAAGGCGTACGAGCAGCACTTCTGGACTCCGAACACCGACCGTTCCACGCCGTACTACAACGGCGACGCGGCCACCCGGTCGGGCGGTGACTACTACTACACCTACAAGGGCGTCCTGTTCATCGACCTGAACAGCAACGCCTACGCCGCCGGCTCCGACGCGGCGCACATCAGCTACGTCACCGACGTCGTCAAGAAGCACGGCGCCGACGCCAAGTACACGGTGCTCGTCTACCACCACTCGATCTACTCGCCGGCCAGTCACGCGAACGACAGCGACAACCAGCAGCGTCGTCAGGACTTCCCGACCGCCTTCTCGAACCTCGGTGTCGACCTCGTCCTGCAGGGTCACGACCACAGCTACTCCCGCAGCTACGTGATCAAGAACGGTCAGAAGTCGAACAAGAACGAGAAGCCGGGTGCCGCCGAGGTGGCGCAGGGTCCGGGTGGCGTCATCTACGTGACGGCGAACTCCGCGTCGGGCTCGAAGTACTACAACATCACCGCTCCGGACACGACCAAGGACCCGAACTACGGTCCTGACCCGCTGAACCCCAAGAGCCACTGGGCCAACTCGGTCGAGAACCAGGAGCACGTCCGTACCTACGTGAAGGTCCAGGTGCGTGACGACAAGCTCGTCGTCGAGAACCTTCGCAGCGGTACCTGCGCCGCCCCCAACGCCGCGGTGGAGCTGGGCCAGGAGGACTGGTGCGGCCCGAACAGCGGCGCCAGTGCCGCTCAGCCGGTCGGTTCCACCGTCGACAAGGTCGTGATCCACCCCTACGGCCGCGACGACAACGACCACGGCGACGACCACGGCGACGACCACGGCAACGGTCACGGCGACGACAACGACCACGGCAACGGTCACGGCAACGGCAACGACCACGACCACGGCGACGACCACGGCGACGACCACGGCAACGGCCACGGCGACGACGGCCACTGGCTTCAGTAA